CGCACTAAAAATTGGCTACACTCTTCGTTGCTCAAGAGTGGTGGGCGTTTTAGCGAACGTAGTATTGCCGAAGCGGTGCGACAAATTATGGCTAACGGTGGCAACCATCTGTCTTTTCGTTTTCGTAATATTACGTTGCGCGCTTGGCGTGGGCGGATTTATTGGGACAGATTGCCCTCAGTACCGAAAAATTTTCAAGTGTCGGTGCGGGCGGTGGATGGTCGCTGTGATTTGCCACAAATTGGGGGCACGTTGGTCATGCGGCAGCAGCGCGGCGGATTATCCGTAGCTAAAGCAGGCGACACGTTCACGGCTAAATTACGCCGCGGTGGCGAGCGACTGCAACTTTCTCCGACACGGGAACGCCCTGTATCGGATTTACTTCGGGAAGCAGGAGTCATGCCGTGGCGTCGTCAGCGCCTACCGTTGCTGTTTGCGGGAGACACGCTGGCGGCACTGCCTGGAATTGCTGTTTCTGAGATGTTTCGTGCATCTCCCGATGAGGAGGGGTTGGATTGTCGTTTTGAGTGGCGCTAACAGCCTGCTAGAAGCACCTAAAAATCGGTGACGGTGATAAAATGAATATCATGCCAGATTTTTTGTTTATTGTTTTTGGAGTATTCGCTACTATTTTGCTGGCTTCTTCTTTGGGAGTGATTTTTGCCCGCAATCCAGTTCATGCGTCACTATTTCTAGTGTTGGCGTTTGTGTCTTCTGCTGGGCTGTGGATGACATTACAGGCCGAATTTTTAGCGCTGGCTATTATTTTAGTTTATGTAGGTGCTGTGATGGTGCTATTTTTGTTTGTGATTATGATGTTAGATATCAATCTGGATGTGCTGCGTGAAGGGTTTTGGCGTTATCTACCGCTGGCTGCATGTGCCGCAGCACTGGTGGTAGGAGAGATTATTTTTGTGTTGTACAGCGAACCGTTTTTTGATACCGTTATGTATGCTGCGCCGTTGCCGCCGGAGGACAACACCAGAGCATTGGCAGCGCTACTGTACACCGACTATTTTTATCCCTTTGAGCTCGCCGCCGTGTTGTTACTGGTAGCTATTGTCGCGGCGATTGCGCTGACGCTTAGGCGGCGCAAAGGAACCAAATATGCTGCGCCTGATTTACAAGTGCAAGCCGGTAAGGCGGGGAGGGTACGACTTGTTTCTCTATCACCGGCTGACAGTATTGCCATCCCCGCAGGAAAACAAAAAGGAGAATAATTATGAATACATTTGAATTTTTTATACGCTTAGCGCTTTCTGTGATTGTGCTCTTCTTCATGGTATTGGGCTGGGCACTTGTCCCGTACATAAATGATGAGCCAATTAACACCGGTTTTATTTCGGTTTTCTTTGGAGCCGAATCGGTGAGCGGTTTTACACGTAATGTGCTGCTTTTATCTCGAGGATGTCTGGGGTTGACTGTACTGTCTTGGATTTTTGTGCCATCGTGGCAATTTTTTTACGATACTGATTTTTCACCACTGGCGCGGGCTTTTGTCATCATTTTTAGTTCATTGACGGTTATTGCGTTTTTTGGAGCGCTTCTGTACCACATTAGTTTTTCCCGCTAATTATTAATAATGGCGCCGCTTTTACCGCATTATTTGATTCTTGCTGCCGCGGTGTTTGTCATTGGGGTGGCTGGCGTCTTTCTCAACCGAAAAAATATTCTTATCATCCTCATGTCGGTGGAGTTAATATTGCTTGCGGTTAATCTCAATTTTATTGCTTTTTCGCGATATTTGGGCGATATTCATGGACAAATTTTTGTGTTTTTTATACTCACTGTGGCAGCAGCAGAATCAGCTATCGGGCTTGCCATTCTTATTGTCGCTTTTCGTAATCGACGTACCATTAACATAGACGACTGGAAGCAATTACGCGAATGAACGCGTTGGTTGTTTCTATCCCGTTGGCGCCGCTTTTTGGTGCACTTATTGCCGGATTATTTGGTGGACGTATTGGCAGGCGAGGAGCTCACAGTGCTGCTATTGCTGCCGTTGGCTGGGCTTTTATTGCTTCGGTGCTGGTTGCTCGTGAAGTTATAGGGCAGGGGGAAATTATTAATTTTGACTGGTATGTGTGGGCACAAGTGGGTGATGTGCGCCTGAGCCTTGGTTTTTTGATAGATAATCTTACGATATTAATGATGCTGGTAGTGACGTTTGTATCGCTTATGGTGCACATTTATACCATTGGTTACATGGCTGATGATCCAGGATATCAGCGTTTTTTCTCTTATATTGCGCTCTTCACGTTTGCCATGCTAATGCTGGTTATGTCCAACAACTTTTTGCAGTTATTTTTTGGTTGGGAAGCGGTGGGGTTGGTGTCTTATTTACTTATCGGTTTTTGGCATTCTCGGCCGGCAGCAATTTACGCCAATCTCAAAGCTTTCCTTGTCAATCGTGTTGGTGATTTGGGTTTTTTGTTAGGTATCGGGTTAGTTCTCGCGGTATTTGGAACGTTGGACTATTCCTCCGTATTTTCCCGCGCGCCGGAGGCAGCGAGCGCAGTATTATCCGCATTGCCTGAACAATGGAGCGCAATTACTGCCATGTGCTTGCTGCTGTTTGTTGGGGCGATGGGTAAGTCTGCACAATTTCCTTTGCACGTGTGGCTACCTGATTCAATGGAGGGACCTACGCCTATTTCAGCGCTGATTCATGCTGCGACTATGGTTACTGCTGGTATCTTTATGGTGGCGCGTATGTCACCGCTGTTTGAATTGTCTACAACGGCATTAACGGTGGTGTTGACGGTGGGAACACTTACGGCGTTTTTTATGGGTTTGTTGGGGTTGGTGCAAAACGACATTAAGCGCGTGGTGGCGTATTCTACTCTTTCGCAGTTGGGCTATATGACGGCTGCACTGGGTGCGTCGGCTTATTCTGCGGCAATTTTTCATTTATTTACACATGCTTTTTTCAAAGCTTTGCTATTTTTAGGCGCGGGCGCGGTTATTATCGCGATGCACCACAAGCAAGACATGCGCGAGATGGGTGGGTTGCGCCGTTATCTGCCGATTACTTACATTACCGGCTTGATTGGTTCATTGGCATTAGCAGGGGTACCGCCATTTTCAGGGTTTTATTCTAAAGATGTAATTATTGAAGCGGTTGGCGCATCAGCGTTGCCCGGTGCTATCGTTGCTTACTGGGCGTTAGTTGCGGGCGCTTTTATTACAGCGCTGTATTCTTTTCGTTTGTTAATACTTACCTTTCATGGTGCGCCTCGCATGGATGCACATGTCCGCGAACATTTACGTGAGCCGCCGTGGGTAGTGACCTTACCGCTTATTTTGTTGGCGGTGCCGTCATTGTTGGTCGGTTTTGTGTTGGTGGAGCCGATGTTACTTGGCGGTTTTTTTGACAGCGCGATTGTTGTCACTGATGGCAATGACACTACGGCGATGGCGCTGGACAAGATGGGTAGTAGCGCTATGGCAATGGCGTCGCACAGCGTGTATTCGCCGGTTTTTTATTGTGCGCTCGCCGGTATTGTCGCCGCTTGGTGGTTATATAGCGGTTGGCCGGCGCGAACTGAAAAATTTGCTCGCGGGACAATCTTTAATATCCTGCAGGCCAAATACGGTTTTGATGATTTTAACGATTGGTTTTTTGCTGGTGGTGCGCGGCGGTTGGGGCGGCTGTTTTGGCAGCGGATAGACATGGCGCTCATTGATGGCTTTTTTGTTAATGGAACGGCTAAGATTATCGGGACGACAGCGCGCATGGTACGGCATTTGCAAACCGGTGCTATTTATCATTACGCTTTTCTTATGCTGTTTGCGGTGGCATTGGCGTTACTGTGGCGACTATGGCTAACGCAATGACAAGGCATACAAATTTTCTGTTGTCGACAATAGCCGCTTTGCCGCATTCTTCTGGCGGTACTGACTGGCGAGTGGTACGTGGCGATTGTTTAGCGACGCTACCGCTGCTACCTAAAAAATCAGTTGATTTGATTTTTGCCGATCCACCGTACAATTTACAACTCAAAGGTGAGCTATATCGCCCCAACATGACGCGAGTCAATGGGGTGGATGATGACTGGGATAAATTTGAATCTTTTGAGGCGTACGATAAATTTTGCCTCCAATGGCTGACAGAATGCCGCCGCATTCTCAAAGACAGTGGCACAATGTGGGTGATTGGCACCTATCACAACATCGGACGGTTGGGGAGGCTGATGCAAGATGCAGGGTACTGGCTACTCAACGACGTAATTTGGCACAAAAGCAATCCAATGCCGAATTTTCGCGGAGTGCGATTTACCAATGCAACAGAAACGCTAATTTGGGCGAAAAAGTCAGAAAAATCTAAATATACTTTTAATCACCATTGCATGAAAACCGAAAACGGTGGCAAGCAAATGACGAATGTATGGAGCTTTTCACTGTGTGGTGGTAAGGAGCGACTTCGAGATGTAGAAGGAAATAAATTACATTCCACGCAAAAACCGGAGGCATTGTTACGGCGCGTCATATTATCTTCTAGTAAAGTTGGTGATGTGGTGTTGGACCCGTTTTTAGGCAGTGGTACAACGCTGGCAGTGGCTCGACAGTTGGGGCGTTTGGGCGTTGGGATTGAAAACAATAAATGTTATTTAGGTGCCGCCATAAAGCGTATTAAGTCAGTTAAGATAAATTTGGTTAATAACGAAATAGGACATAAAAAAATATTGCGTGTAGCTTTTAAAAAATTAATAGAAAAAGGCTATATCAAAAAAGGAAGAAAAGTTTATTGCAAAAAGGAAAAAACAACGGCAACAGTTTTGCAGAGTGGGAAATTGAAACTTAATGGAATTCATAATATATCGGGCTCAATTCATCAAATGGGAGCGAAAGCGGCTAATAGTGAAGAATGTAATGGCTGGAATTATTGGTATTTAAGAGAAGAAAAAAAACTTGTTAGCATAAATGAAATTAGAGAAAAATATAGAAATGCTTTTCCCGAAGAGGTAAGTGATGGCAGGTAAAAGCTTATCCGACTCAGAGGTATCCATGATTAAGGGAATTTTAAAAAATAAGCCTAAAGTAACAAATCAAGAAATTTGCAGAATGCTTTCTTTCCCGAAGCGTATTCTTAACCAAGGACGTATTAGTGAGATTCGCACTGAAAAAAAACACGCAAATATTAAGCCGTGCTCGAAAGAAGATGTTGATAAATTTATGTCAGGGAAAATAAAAAGCAGTGATTTAATGTATAAGCAGTTATGTTTGGGAATTATTCCGAATTGGTGTCAATACTTAGTATTAATAATATGAGAAAAATAAGATGAGGTATTTAATGAGTGAGGGTTTATTATCACTGCTCATCTGGTTACCCATTATCGGTGGTGTCGGCTTGTTGGCGTTGCCGTTGCTCAATCCCTGTCCGCATCGCGCAAAAATGTATGCACTCATCATTTCCGTAGTTGCTTTTTTGTTGTCGTTGCCATTATTTTTTGGTTTTGACAATACTACGGCTGCCATGCAATTTGTAGAAGATGTCCCGTGGATTGATCGTTACGGTATTCGCTATGGGCTCGGTGTAGACGGGCTTTCTGTATTAATGATACTGCTCAATACGTTTACCACGTTACTGGTGGTCGCTGCCGGTTGGGAAGTGATTAAGGAACGTGTTGCCGCTTACATGGGCGCTTTTCTCATCATGTCGGGTTTTACCAACGGCGTATTTGCTGCTACCGACAGCGTACTGTTTTATATGTTTTGGGAGGCGACACTGATCCCACTCTTTATTGTCATCGGCGTATGGGGCGGTGAACGGCGAGTTTATGCGGCGCTTAAGTTTTTCTTGTACACGCTACTCGGATCTTTACTTATGCTGGCGGCGATTTTATATTTATTTAATCAGGCAGATTCTTTTTCTATTGCCGCTTTTCATGAAGTGCCGCTTTCTATGACTGCACAAACGCTGTTGTTTTTTGCATTTCTTGCCGCTTTTGCGGTCAAAGTGCCAATGACACCGGTGCACACGTGGTTACCGGATGCGCACGTTGAAGCGCCAACCGGTGGCTCCATTGTGCTGGCAGCGGTGATGTTGAAACTTGGTGCTTACGGGTTTTTGCGTTTTTCGTTGCCGATAGCGCCTGATGCCAGTGTTGAATACGCATGGTTAATGATTGCTCTGTCGCTTATCGCTATTGTGTATATTGGCCTGGTTGCGCTGGTTCAAGAAGATATGAAAAAGCTTATTGCTTATTCGTCTATTGCTCACATGGGTTTTGTGACGCTGGGATTTT
This region of Candidatus Persebacteraceae bacterium Df01 genomic DNA includes:
- a CDS encoding DNA methyltransferase; the protein is MTRHTNFLLSTIAALPHSSGGTDWRVVRGDCLATLPLLPKKSVDLIFADPPYNLQLKGELYRPNMTRVNGVDDDWDKFESFEAYDKFCLQWLTECRRILKDSGTMWVIGTYHNIGRLGRLMQDAGYWLLNDVIWHKSNPMPNFRGVRFTNATETLIWAKKSEKSKYTFNHHCMKTENGGKQMTNVWSFSLCGGKERLRDVEGNKLHSTQKPEALLRRVILSSSKVGDVVLDPFLGSGTTLAVARQLGRLGVGIENNKCYLGAAIKRIKSVKINLVNNEIGHKKILRVAFKKLIEKGYIKKGRKVYCKKEKTTATVLQSGKLKLNGIHNISGSIHQMGAKAANSEECNGWNYWYLREEKKLVSINEIREKYRNAFPEEVSDGR
- the nuoK gene encoding NADH-quinone oxidoreductase subunit NuoK; translation: MAPLLPHYLILAAAVFVIGVAGVFLNRKNILIILMSVELILLAVNLNFIAFSRYLGDIHGQIFVFFILTVAAAESAIGLAILIVAFRNRRTINIDDWKQLRE
- a CDS encoding NADH-quinone oxidoreductase subunit J encodes the protein MPDFLFIVFGVFATILLASSLGVIFARNPVHASLFLVLAFVSSAGLWMTLQAEFLALAIILVYVGAVMVLFLFVIMMLDINLDVLREGFWRYLPLAACAAALVVGEIIFVLYSEPFFDTVMYAAPLPPEDNTRALAALLYTDYFYPFELAAVLLLVAIVAAIALTLRRRKGTKYAAPDLQVQAGKAGRVRLVSLSPADSIAIPAGKQKGE
- the nuoL gene encoding NADH-quinone oxidoreductase subunit L, encoding MNALVVSIPLAPLFGALIAGLFGGRIGRRGAHSAAIAAVGWAFIASVLVAREVIGQGEIINFDWYVWAQVGDVRLSLGFLIDNLTILMMLVVTFVSLMVHIYTIGYMADDPGYQRFFSYIALFTFAMLMLVMSNNFLQLFFGWEAVGLVSYLLIGFWHSRPAAIYANLKAFLVNRVGDLGFLLGIGLVLAVFGTLDYSSVFSRAPEAASAVLSALPEQWSAITAMCLLLFVGAMGKSAQFPLHVWLPDSMEGPTPISALIHAATMVTAGIFMVARMSPLFELSTTALTVVLTVGTLTAFFMGLLGLVQNDIKRVVAYSTLSQLGYMTAALGASAYSAAIFHLFTHAFFKALLFLGAGAVIIAMHHKQDMREMGGLRRYLPITYITGLIGSLALAGVPPFSGFYSKDVIIEAVGASALPGAIVAYWALVAGAFITALYSFRLLILTFHGAPRMDAHVREHLREPPWVVTLPLILLAVPSLLVGFVLVEPMLLGGFFDSAIVVTDGNDTTAMALDKMGSSAMAMASHSVYSPVFYCALAGIVAAWWLYSGWPARTEKFARGTIFNILQAKYGFDDFNDWFFAGGARRLGRLFWQRIDMALIDGFFVNGTAKIIGTTARMVRHLQTGAIYHYAFLMLFAVALALLWRLWLTQ
- a CDS encoding NADH-quinone oxidoreductase subunit M, whose translation is MSEGLLSLLIWLPIIGGVGLLALPLLNPCPHRAKMYALIISVVAFLLSLPLFFGFDNTTAAMQFVEDVPWIDRYGIRYGLGVDGLSVLMILLNTFTTLLVVAAGWEVIKERVAAYMGAFLIMSGFTNGVFAATDSVLFYMFWEATLIPLFIVIGVWGGERRVYAALKFFLYTLLGSLLMLAAILYLFNQADSFSIAAFHEVPLSMTAQTLLFFAFLAAFAVKVPMTPVHTWLPDAHVEAPTGGSIVLAAVMLKLGAYGFLRFSLPIAPDASVEYAWLMIALSLIAIVYIGLVALVQEDMKKLIAYSSIAHMGFVTLGFFLFDEWGIVGGIAQMVSHGFISGAMFFCVGVLYDRLHTRRIADYGGVVNAMPKYSAFLMLFAMANAGLPGTSGFVGEFIVILAAINANFWVGLAAAFTLITGAAYSLWMYKRVIFGAVVNDQVSNLQDVSRRELIILIAFAALVLLMGLWPLPFLDVVSVSAEHLLEHVERGKL